Proteins found in one SAR202 cluster bacterium genomic segment:
- the atpG gene encoding ATP synthase F1 subunit gamma, with amino-acid sequence MASVRQLRLRIRSVKNTAKITKAMSMIAASKMKRAQDMAIKGRPYSERMWDLLADLAAQPREEGKDLHPLLRTRPIKNGAILHITPDRGLTGGLNTNINKSGAQFLLNQKQANVGVEVVAVGKKGRDFMVRYGQNVKAVFTDLGERPSIASVTPMVRILTQLYTEEKVDAVYLSYADFVNTTVQKPVIVPLLPVVPAKLNTRDAVGYIYEPSAEFVLDQILPRYIEMQVYHAVLESVASEQSARMVAMRNATDNANDMIGELTIIMNKARQDSITKELLDIVGGAAAIQG; translated from the coding sequence ATGGCCAGTGTACGGCAGTTAAGGCTCCGCATCCGGAGCGTAAAGAATACAGCCAAGATAACGAAGGCGATGTCCATGATCGCCGCTTCCAAGATGAAGCGCGCGCAGGATATGGCCATCAAGGGCAGGCCGTACTCGGAGAGAATGTGGGACCTCCTCGCAGACCTCGCCGCACAGCCGCGGGAGGAGGGCAAGGACCTGCACCCCCTTCTCCGGACACGTCCAATCAAGAACGGCGCTATCCTGCACATCACGCCCGACCGCGGCCTCACGGGCGGCCTGAACACAAACATCAACAAGTCCGGCGCGCAGTTCCTTCTCAACCAGAAGCAGGCGAACGTCGGGGTGGAAGTGGTTGCGGTCGGCAAGAAGGGCCGCGACTTCATGGTCCGCTACGGACAAAACGTCAAGGCCGTTTTCACGGACCTGGGCGAGAGGCCGTCGATCGCTTCGGTCACGCCGATGGTCCGCATCCTGACACAGCTCTACACGGAAGAGAAGGTGGACGCGGTCTATCTCTCCTACGCCGACTTCGTGAACACGACCGTACAAAAGCCGGTCATCGTGCCGCTGCTGCCGGTTGTTCCGGCCAAGCTGAATACTCGGGACGCCGTTGGGTACATATATGAGCCGAGCGCCGAGTTCGTGCTGGACCAGATCTTGCCGCGCTACATCGAGATGCAGGTCTACCACGCCGTGCTCGAATCGGTCGCCAGCGAGCAGTCCGCCCGCATGGTGGCGATGCGCAACGCAACCGACAACGCGAACGATATGATCGGCGAGCTGACAATCATAATGAACAAGGCCCGCCAGGACAGCATCACCAAGGAGCTCCTCGACATCGTCGGCGGCGCCGCGGCGATACAGGGATAA
- the atpF gene encoding F0F1 ATP synthase subunit B, with translation MEALGINLPQLITQLISFIILFVVLYSLLYKPLLKALDNRSARIKEGLEAAEKAKAEAAASQEEMRRQIQAARNEGQAMIAQAREVADKFRDEELARARQEIEAERAKAQLNIQRERDAAIEELRRQFAGLAITAAERVVEKSLDEKAHRDLINKVLMDSVTIAKK, from the coding sequence ATGGAAGCCTTAGGTATTAACCTGCCACAGCTTATTACTCAGTTAATAAGCTTCATAATCCTGTTCGTAGTCCTGTATTCCCTGCTGTACAAGCCTCTATTGAAGGCCCTGGACAACAGGTCGGCCAGGATCAAGGAAGGACTTGAGGCTGCTGAGAAGGCAAAGGCAGAGGCTGCCGCTTCTCAGGAAGAGATGCGAAGGCAGATACAGGCAGCAAGGAACGAGGGCCAGGCGATGATCGCCCAGGCGCGCGAAGTTGCCGATAAGTTCCGGGACGAAGAGCTTGCCCGCGCGCGCCAGGAGATTGAAGCCGAGCGCGCCAAGGCGCAGCTCAACATCCAGCGCGAGCGCGACGCGGCCATCGAAGAGCTGCGCCGCCAGTTCGCAGGCCTCGCTATCACCGCGGCAGAGCGCGTGGTAGAGAAGTCGCTTGACGAAAAGGCCCATCGCGATCTTATCAACAAGGTCCTCATGGACAGCGTGACCATCGCGAAGAAGTAA
- a CDS encoding F0F1 ATP synthase subunit epsilon, which translates to MATIKLEIVTAEKLVYSDSVNVLVAPGVEGELAIMPKHAPLLTMLKPGEIRLIKEGKETYMAITGGFLEVIGDKIVILADAVERADEIDAARAQEALKKAQESIAHAGSDADLEKALAAIRRSQIRLKVAQRRSRSDRGDNSRPGSA; encoded by the coding sequence ATGGCAACAATCAAGCTCGAAATAGTGACTGCGGAGAAGCTCGTCTACTCCGACAGCGTTAACGTTCTCGTCGCGCCCGGCGTAGAGGGCGAGCTGGCGATCATGCCGAAGCACGCGCCGCTTCTCACTATGCTCAAGCCCGGTGAGATACGCCTCATCAAAGAGGGTAAAGAGACATACATGGCGATTACCGGCGGCTTCCTTGAAGTCATCGGCGACAAGATCGTCATCCTTGCAGACGCCGTGGAGCGCGCGGACGAGATCGACGCTGCCCGTGCCCAGGAGGCCCTCAAGAAGGCCCAGGAGAGCATCGCCCACGCCGGGAGCGACGCCGATCTCGAAAAGGCCCTCGCCGCCATCCGGCGGTCGCAGATTCGCCTCAAGGTAGCCCAGCGCCGCTCGCGAAGCGACCGCGGGGATAACTCCCGGCCCGGGTCCGCTTAG
- a CDS encoding F0F1 ATP synthase subunit alpha, with amino-acid sequence MAVRGQDIASVIKKQIEEFGRGVSMVDVGTVVSVGDGIARVHGLSGVGSNELVEFAGGVTGMALNLEEDSVGVVVLGDDKLIKEGSEVRATGKLASVPVGEAMLGRVVNGLGAPIDGKGPIKTSQTGLVEIGAPDVASRQAVNVPVQTGIKAVDAMIPVGRGQRELIIGDRSTGKTTICTDAIINQKGGKLLCVYVAIGQKAGKVAQTLGLLEGQGAMPYTVIVAANASDPASMQYLAPFTGSAIAEYFMNQGKDVLIMYDDLSKHAWAYRQMSLLLRRPPGREAYPGDVFYLHSRLLERAARLSKEKGGGSVTALPIIETLSGDVSAYVPTNVISITDGQIYLEPELFNAGIRPAVNAGLSVSRVGGSAQTKAMKKVAGRLRLELAQYRSLAAFAQFGTADLDRTTKAQLERGQRAVEVLKQPQNAPLKLEQQISILFALINGFLDDVEVSKVQAFEKALHSYMSSTQAEVLKKIADVKDITPEIEGMLKKALTDFKATVPV; translated from the coding sequence ATGGCAGTCAGAGGACAAGACATAGCGTCCGTCATCAAGAAGCAGATCGAAGAGTTCGGACGCGGCGTTAGCATGGTGGACGTGGGCACAGTTGTGTCTGTGGGTGACGGTATCGCCCGCGTGCACGGCCTGTCGGGCGTCGGCTCGAATGAGCTCGTTGAGTTCGCCGGAGGCGTAACCGGCATGGCCCTTAACCTCGAAGAGGACAGCGTCGGCGTTGTCGTCCTTGGTGATGACAAGCTCATTAAGGAAGGCTCGGAAGTCCGGGCGACAGGCAAGCTGGCCTCAGTTCCCGTGGGCGAAGCGATGCTGGGCAGGGTGGTGAATGGGCTCGGCGCTCCTATCGACGGCAAAGGTCCTATCAAGACCAGCCAGACAGGTCTTGTGGAGATCGGGGCCCCGGACGTCGCCTCCCGCCAGGCCGTGAACGTCCCCGTACAGACCGGCATCAAGGCCGTGGACGCAATGATCCCGGTCGGACGCGGCCAGCGCGAGCTGATCATCGGCGACCGCTCCACCGGCAAGACGACCATCTGCACGGACGCGATCATCAACCAGAAGGGTGGCAAACTTCTCTGCGTCTACGTCGCCATCGGCCAGAAGGCCGGTAAGGTCGCGCAGACGCTGGGCCTCCTGGAGGGCCAGGGCGCCATGCCGTACACGGTCATCGTTGCGGCTAACGCGTCTGATCCTGCGTCTATGCAGTACCTCGCCCCGTTCACGGGCTCCGCGATTGCGGAGTACTTCATGAACCAGGGCAAGGACGTCCTGATAATGTACGATGACCTTTCGAAGCATGCCTGGGCGTACCGCCAGATGTCGCTGTTGCTTCGCCGTCCGCCGGGCCGCGAGGCTTATCCCGGCGACGTTTTCTACCTGCACAGCCGCCTCCTGGAGCGCGCGGCCCGCCTATCGAAGGAGAAGGGCGGCGGCTCCGTGACGGCCCTTCCGATAATCGAGACTCTGTCCGGGGACGTGTCCGCATACGTGCCGACAAACGTAATATCGATTACGGACGGCCAGATTTACCTTGAGCCCGAGCTGTTCAACGCCGGCATCAGGCCTGCCGTTAACGCCGGTCTTTCCGTCTCTCGTGTGGGCGGCTCGGCCCAGACCAAGGCGATGAAAAAGGTGGCAGGCCGCCTGCGCCTGGAGCTCGCGCAGTACCGCTCTCTCGCGGCCTTCGCGCAGTTCGGCACCGCCGACCTGGATCGGACTACAAAGGCCCAGCTGGAGCGCGGGCAGCGCGCGGTTGAGGTGCTGAAGCAGCCCCAGAACGCGCCGCTCAAGCTGGAGCAGCAGATCTCGATCCTGTTCGCCCTGATCAACGGCTTCCTGGACGATGTCGAAGTCTCGAAGGTCCAGGCGTTCGAGAAGGCGTTGCACTCTTACATGTCGTCGACGCAGGCCGAAGTGCTGAAGAAGATCGCCGATGTGAAGGATATCACCCCCGAGATCGAGGGAATGCTCAAGAAGGCGCTGACGGACTTCAAGGCGACGGTGCCTGTTTAG
- the atpD gene encoding F0F1 ATP synthase subunit beta, whose protein sequence is MATGTITQVIGTVVDAEFPAEAMPGIYNALETVINGEKLVLEVEQHIGNNWVRCLAMGSTDGLTRGAVVTDTGKAIAVPVGQPTLGRLFNALGQTLDGLEEIDSTDNWPIHRPAPSFQDQATKVSVLETGIKVLDLMTPFTKGGKVGAYGGAGVGKTVIIQELIRNIGTEHKGVSVFAGVGERSREGNDLWHEMQESGVIKQTVLVFGQMNEPPGIRARVALTGLTMAEYFKETKGQDVLLFVDNIYRYILAGMEVSALLGRMPSAVGYQPTLGTEMGALQERITSSKSGSITSFQAIYVPADDYTDPGIVTTFGHLDAVISLDRAISEQGLYPAVDPLASNSRIMEASVVGQEHYDVARGVQKVLQRYRELQDIIAILGIEELSEEDKATVARARKIQRFLTQPFFVAEQFTGRPGRYVPVKETVRGFREILDGKHDTLPEQAFYMCGTIDEAIEKGQKMLKG, encoded by the coding sequence ATGGCAACGGGAACAATCACACAGGTAATCGGAACGGTGGTAGACGCGGAGTTTCCCGCCGAAGCCATGCCGGGCATCTACAACGCCCTTGAGACAGTGATCAACGGCGAAAAGCTGGTCCTCGAGGTTGAGCAGCACATCGGCAACAACTGGGTGCGCTGCCTTGCAATGGGCTCGACGGACGGCCTCACGAGGGGCGCCGTCGTGACCGACACCGGCAAGGCCATCGCCGTTCCCGTAGGCCAGCCCACCCTCGGCCGCCTCTTCAACGCCCTCGGCCAGACGCTGGACGGCCTTGAAGAGATCGATTCTACCGATAACTGGCCCATTCACAGGCCCGCCCCTAGCTTTCAGGACCAGGCTACCAAGGTCTCGGTGCTGGAGACAGGCATCAAGGTGCTGGACCTCATGACCCCCTTTACTAAGGGCGGCAAGGTCGGCGCGTACGGCGGCGCGGGCGTAGGAAAGACGGTCATCATCCAGGAGCTCATCCGCAACATCGGCACCGAGCACAAGGGCGTGTCCGTGTTCGCCGGCGTGGGCGAGCGCTCCCGCGAGGGCAACGACCTCTGGCACGAGATGCAGGAGTCCGGAGTTATCAAGCAGACAGTGCTCGTCTTCGGCCAGATGAACGAGCCTCCGGGCATCCGCGCCCGCGTCGCTCTTACCGGCCTGACGATGGCGGAGTACTTCAAGGAGACCAAGGGCCAGGACGTACTGCTCTTCGTCGACAACATCTACAGGTACATTCTTGCAGGCATGGAGGTCTCGGCGCTGCTGGGTCGCATGCCCTCCGCCGTGGGTTACCAGCCCACGCTGGGTACGGAGATGGGCGCGCTCCAGGAGCGCATCACCTCCAGCAAGAGCGGCTCGATCACCTCCTTCCAGGCCATCTACGTGCCTGCGGACGACTATACCGACCCCGGCATCGTAACGACGTTCGGCCACCTGGACGCCGTTATCTCGCTCGACCGCGCAATCTCGGAGCAGGGCCTGTACCCGGCGGTTGACCCGCTCGCGTCAAACTCCCGCATCATGGAGGCTTCCGTCGTCGGCCAGGAGCACTACGATGTGGCCCGCGGCGTCCAGAAGGTGCTTCAGAGGTACCGCGAGCTCCAGGACATCATCGCGATTCTCGGTATCGAAGAGCTCTCCGAGGAAGACAAGGCCACCGTGGCCCGAGCGCGCAAGATTCAGCGCTTCCTCACGCAGCCGTTCTTCGTTGCCGAGCAGTTCACCGGCCGCCCGGGCCGCTACGTCCCGGTCAAGGAGACGGTGCGCGGCTTCCGCGAGATCCTCGACGGCAAGCACGACACTCTGCCGGAGCAGGCCTTCTACATGTGCGGGACGATCGACGAGGCCATCGAAAAAGGTCAAAAGATGCTCAAGGGCTAA
- the atpH gene encoding ATP synthase F1 subunit delta, whose amino-acid sequence MPRSVSAKRYAQAIFQLALEQNSLDHWSEDLRVLASIISEGNAASHFDAPGHAAEKNVEAVRAALGDAVSPLAVNLLALLSTRGLAGTVPDILDEYSKFVDTHRGIEQATVITAVPLKKDEAEKLAAILKGIIGKEIKISTVVDPSILGGIIARVGDRVIDGSVRTRLSDMRRELVG is encoded by the coding sequence ATGCCACGATCCGTTTCGGCAAAGCGCTACGCCCAGGCGATCTTCCAGCTCGCACTGGAGCAAAATAGCCTCGACCACTGGTCGGAAGACCTGCGCGTGCTGGCGTCCATCATCAGCGAAGGAAACGCCGCGTCGCACTTCGACGCGCCTGGGCATGCCGCTGAAAAGAATGTGGAGGCGGTCAGGGCGGCGCTGGGAGATGCGGTCAGCCCGCTGGCCGTGAACCTTCTGGCGCTCCTGTCCACTCGAGGCTTGGCCGGCACGGTGCCCGATATCCTCGATGAATACTCAAAGTTCGTCGATACGCACCGCGGCATTGAGCAGGCCACCGTCATCACGGCCGTGCCTCTCAAGAAGGACGAAGCGGAGAAGCTGGCGGCTATTCTCAAGGGCATAATTGGCAAAGAGATCAAGATTTCCACTGTCGTGGACCCATCGATCCTCGGCGGGATTATCGCCAGGGTCGGGGACCGCGTAATAGACGGCAGCGTCAGGACGCGTCTCAGCGACATGAGGCGCGAGCTGGTCGGGTAA
- a CDS encoding redox-sensing transcriptional repressor Rex, with amino-acid sequence MYVRVLTQLRDSGYDVVSSQQLGGLLQMTPAQIRKDLSYFGRFGKQGRGYNVQFLREELRQILGLDRKWPACLIGVGRLGQAIINYPGFVPEGFNVVAAFDSDPEQIARPIGGILVRPMEDLEQAIRESNITIGIVAVPAREAQKVIDQLINAGVRGILNYAPIAPKVSMDIVIRNIDPVLSLQSMTFYLMHEDAIPIIRR; translated from the coding sequence ATGTATGTCAGGGTCCTGACGCAGCTACGCGACTCCGGTTACGACGTTGTCAGCTCGCAGCAGCTTGGGGGCCTGCTCCAGATGACCCCCGCCCAGATTCGCAAGGACCTGAGCTACTTCGGCAGGTTCGGCAAGCAGGGGCGCGGGTACAACGTGCAGTTCCTGCGCGAGGAGCTGCGGCAAATACTTGGTCTTGACCGCAAGTGGCCCGCCTGCCTTATCGGCGTCGGCCGCCTTGGCCAAGCCATCATCAACTACCCGGGCTTCGTTCCTGAGGGCTTTAACGTAGTAGCCGCATTCGACAGCGACCCCGAGCAGATCGCCCGGCCGATAGGCGGCATACTCGTGCGGCCTATGGAAGACCTTGAGCAGGCGATCCGGGAGAGCAACATCACGATCGGCATCGTCGCCGTTCCGGCACGCGAGGCGCAGAAGGTAATCGATCAACTGATCAACGCGGGTGTGCGCGGAATCCTGAACTACGCCCCCATTGCCCCCAAGGTCTCGATGGACATTGTGATCCGTAACATAGACCCTGTCCTCTCCCTCCAGTCGATGACCTTCTACCTGATGCACGAAGACGCGATCCCAATAATCCGCCGGTAG
- a CDS encoding SdpI family protein — MSLQEGDMAHQRVVTIGIFTAIAAAFLISAVYYPFAPDRVASHWNPAGEVDGEMAKLPGLLILPVAMLLLAGLFALIPKMDPLKANIAKFRPQYDRFILTFLVYLLAVHVVVILWNAGTKLDFNIILPLGAGLLVFYIGTLLQHVKRNYFIGIRTPWTLSSDAVWDRTHQAGARVFKAAGIIAVAGSLFGEAAWLFILVPLGAAAAWSIIYSYIVFRQVAGSGPA; from the coding sequence ATGAGCTTGCAGGAGGGTGATATGGCGCATCAGAGAGTCGTCACCATTGGCATCTTCACCGCTATTGCTGCGGCGTTCCTGATCAGCGCCGTATACTACCCATTCGCGCCGGACAGGGTCGCTTCCCATTGGAACCCTGCGGGGGAGGTGGACGGCGAAATGGCGAAGCTGCCCGGCCTTCTCATACTACCCGTGGCGATGCTCCTCCTGGCTGGACTTTTTGCCCTTATCCCGAAAATGGATCCGCTCAAGGCAAACATCGCAAAATTTCGCCCGCAATATGACCGCTTCATCCTGACGTTTCTCGTCTACCTGCTTGCCGTACACGTGGTGGTCATACTCTGGAACGCAGGGACGAAGCTGGACTTCAACATCATCCTGCCGCTGGGCGCGGGACTGCTCGTCTTTTACATTGGGACCCTGCTGCAACACGTCAAGCGCAACTACTTCATCGGCATCCGGACGCCGTGGACTCTCAGCAGTGATGCCGTATGGGACCGGACCCACCAGGCGGGCGCAAGGGTGTTCAAGGCGGCGGGCATAATCGCGGTAGCTGGGTCACTCTTTGGGGAAGCAGCGTGGCTGTTTATCCTGGTCCCGCTGGGCGCTGCGGCGGCGTGGTCGATCATCTACTCTTACATCGTGTTCAGGCAGGTGGCCGGGTCCGGCCCGGCATGA